A part of Magnetospirillum sp. ME-1 genomic DNA contains:
- a CDS encoding (2Fe-2S)-binding protein, producing MYSLIVNGERHKVDAQPDTPLLWVLRDQLGLTALRYGCGQGQCGACSVLVDGEPARACQLPVSEVSGRRIVTLSGLNDAVAAQLRAAWIELDVPQCGFCQSGQLISAGALLRRNPKPSDADIDSAMSGNLCRCGTYQRIRAGIHLAARRLRGGA from the coding sequence ATGTATTCCCTCATCGTCAACGGCGAACGCCACAAGGTGGACGCCCAGCCGGACACCCCGCTCTTGTGGGTGCTGCGCGACCAGTTGGGCCTGACCGCATTGCGCTATGGCTGCGGCCAGGGCCAGTGCGGCGCCTGTTCGGTCCTGGTGGACGGCGAGCCCGCCAGAGCCTGCCAGTTGCCGGTCTCCGAGGTCAGCGGCCGGCGCATCGTCACCCTGTCCGGCCTGAACGACGCCGTCGCGGCGCAATTGCGCGCCGCCTGGATCGAACTGGACGTGCCCCAGTGCGGCTTTTGCCAGTCGGGCCAGTTGATCAGCGCCGGCGCCCTGCTGCGCCGCAATCCCAAGCCCAGCGATGCCGACATCGACAGCGCCATGAGCGGCAATCTCTGCCGCTGCGGCACCTACCAGCGCATCCGCGCCGGCATCCATCTGGCCGCCAGGCGGCTCAGGGGGGGCGCATGA
- a CDS encoding response regulator transcription factor translates to MSHTIALVDDDRNILTSVSMALEAEGFKVRTYTDGAEALRGLTAQPADLAVLDIKMPRMDGMELLQRLRKQSAIPVIFLTSKDDEIDELLGLRMGADDYIKKPFSQKLLIERIRTLIRRLEANAAGAAEPGGETLVRGQLVLDPGRHVCTWKGRAVDLTVTEFLLLKSLAVRPGHVKNRDQLIDAAYGESIYVDDRTIDSHIKRLRKKFREVDDDFAQIETLYGVGYRYRDE, encoded by the coding sequence GTGTCCCATACCATCGCCCTGGTCGACGACGACCGCAACATCCTGACCTCGGTCTCGATGGCGCTGGAGGCCGAGGGCTTCAAGGTGCGCACCTACACCGACGGGGCCGAGGCCCTGCGCGGCCTGACCGCTCAGCCCGCCGACCTGGCGGTGCTCGACATCAAGATGCCGCGCATGGACGGCATGGAATTGCTGCAACGCCTGCGCAAGCAATCGGCCATTCCGGTGATCTTCCTCACCTCCAAGGATGACGAGATCGACGAACTGCTGGGTCTGCGCATGGGCGCCGACGACTACATCAAGAAGCCGTTCTCGCAGAAACTGCTGATCGAGCGCATCCGCACCCTGATCCGCCGCCTGGAGGCCAATGCCGCCGGCGCGGCCGAGCCCGGCGGCGAGACCCTGGTGCGGGGCCAACTGGTGCTCGACCCCGGCCGCCACGTCTGCACCTGGAAGGGTCGCGCGGTGGACCTCACCGTCACCGAATTCCTGCTGCTGAAGTCGCTGGCCGTCCGCCCCGGCCACGTCAAGAACCGCGACCAGCTGATCGACGCGGCTTACGGCGAGTCCATCTACGTGGACGACCGCACCATCGACAGCCACATCAAGCGGCTGCGCAAGAAGTTCCGCGAGGTGGACGACGACTTCGCCCAGATCGAAACCCTGTACGGCGTCGGATACCGTTACCGGGATGAGTGA
- a CDS encoding energy-coupling factor ABC transporter ATP-binding protein, producing MAGVILEAKGLAYAYPGGVAALAGLDLAVERGRRLAVLGPNGAGKTTLLLHLNGTLKPASGEVHLDGQSMGYSRAGLTGWRKRVGLVLQEPDDQLFAATVAEDVSFGPLNLGLSEAETRRRVEAALDALGILDLAERATHMLSFGQKKRVAVAGALAMEPEVLLLDEPLAGLDHQGGKRLLAALDRLARAGTTLVFTTHEVDLAYGFADRVALFQGGKVIAQGEAAHVLADRASLAACGLEPPLLLELGVRTREEALALMGVRRKVY from the coding sequence GTGGCTGGGGTGATCCTCGAGGCCAAGGGCCTCGCCTATGCCTATCCCGGCGGCGTCGCGGCGCTCGCCGGTCTCGATCTCGCGGTGGAGCGGGGGCGGCGGCTTGCCGTACTCGGCCCCAACGGGGCAGGCAAGACCACGCTTTTGCTGCATCTCAACGGTACCTTGAAGCCCGCGTCCGGCGAGGTTCACCTGGACGGCCAGTCCATGGGCTATTCCCGCGCTGGCCTGACCGGCTGGCGCAAGAGGGTCGGGCTGGTGCTGCAGGAGCCCGACGACCAGTTGTTCGCCGCCACCGTGGCCGAGGACGTGTCGTTCGGGCCGCTCAATCTCGGCCTGTCCGAGGCCGAGACCCGGCGGCGGGTGGAGGCGGCGCTGGACGCGCTGGGCATTCTTGATCTGGCCGAGCGCGCCACCCACATGCTGTCCTTCGGCCAGAAGAAGCGGGTGGCCGTTGCCGGCGCCCTGGCCATGGAGCCCGAGGTGCTGCTGCTGGACGAGCCGCTGGCCGGCCTCGACCACCAGGGGGGCAAGCGCCTGCTGGCCGCCCTGGACCGTCTGGCCCGGGCGGGCACCACCCTGGTGTTCACCACCCACGAGGTGGATCTGGCTTACGGCTTCGCCGACCGGGTGGCGCTGTTCCAGGGCGGCAAGGTGATCGCCCAGGGCGAGGCGGCCCACGTGCTGGCCGACCGCGCGTCCCTGGCGGCCTGCGGGCTGGAGCCGCCCCTGCTGCTGGAACTGGGGGTGCGGACCCGCGAGGAGGCTCTGGCCTTGATGGGGGTCCGGCGGAAGGTGTATTAG
- a CDS encoding xanthine dehydrogenase family protein molybdopterin-binding subunit, with protein sequence MKRRTFLKVTAGTGLVLAVGEARAQAESGGGAAINAFVAIAPDGRVTVTVKHLEMGQGVATGLPVLVAEELEVDPAQVTVEFAPADARRYNNLFWGPSQGTGGSTATANSWQQLRLAGAAAREMLVEAASRILRAESSTLTALNGGVVHAPSGRRLSYGELVEVAATLAPPAAPPLKQPADFRLIGKPGVKRTDSRMKSDGTAKFGADIRLPGLLTALVARPPVWGARIEAYDRKAALAVPGVMAVVPISSGIAVAASSFWAAHKGREALKARWSEPAERVSTEALRRDWTALLAKPGSPAATKGDAALALGQGSQRLAATYELPYLAHAPMEPLNCVVRLSAAKCEIWAGCQFQTHDQAMAAKAAGLKPEQVEIHTMLAGGSFGRRANPASDYIVEGVEVAKATNAPVRLMWTREDDITGGYYRPMALHGLEASLDERGMPLAWRHRLVCQSILAGGPFAGMVKDGIDPVSVEGAANLAYAIPHLAVELHSPKAPVPVLWWRSVGSSHTAFATECFLDELAQAGAKDPLELRRALLADKPRHLAVLELAAAKAGWGNPLPAGKGRGLAVQESFHSFVAQVVEVTVGPTGAIKVDRVVCAVDCGIAVTPDVVRAQMEGGIAFALSAALFGEITLKDGRAEQSNFHDYRCLRMDEMPVVEVHIVPSPAPPTGVGEPGVPPLAPALANAIFAACGKRIRKLPMGERV encoded by the coding sequence ATGAAGCGCCGGACCTTCCTCAAGGTCACCGCCGGCACCGGGCTGGTCCTGGCGGTGGGCGAGGCCCGCGCCCAGGCGGAATCGGGCGGCGGCGCGGCCATCAACGCCTTCGTCGCCATCGCCCCCGACGGACGGGTGACGGTGACGGTCAAGCATCTGGAGATGGGCCAGGGCGTCGCCACCGGCCTGCCGGTGCTGGTGGCCGAGGAACTGGAGGTGGACCCCGCCCAGGTGACGGTGGAATTCGCCCCCGCCGATGCCAGGCGCTACAACAACCTGTTCTGGGGACCCAGCCAGGGGACCGGCGGCTCGACCGCCACCGCCAATTCCTGGCAGCAACTGCGTCTGGCCGGCGCGGCGGCGCGCGAGATGCTGGTGGAGGCGGCGTCACGCATTCTTAGGGCCGAGTCCTCCACCCTGACCGCCCTCAACGGCGGCGTGGTCCACGCGCCCAGCGGCCGGCGGCTTTCCTATGGCGAGCTGGTGGAGGTGGCCGCCACGCTGGCTCCGCCCGCCGCGCCGCCCTTGAAGCAGCCCGCCGACTTCCGCCTGATCGGCAAGCCCGGGGTCAAGCGCACCGATTCCCGGATGAAGAGCGACGGCACCGCCAAATTCGGCGCCGACATCCGCCTGCCCGGCCTGCTCACCGCTCTGGTGGCCCGCCCGCCGGTGTGGGGCGCCCGCATCGAGGCTTATGACCGTAAGGCGGCCCTGGCGGTGCCGGGCGTCATGGCGGTGGTGCCCATCTCGTCGGGCATCGCCGTGGCGGCCAGTTCCTTCTGGGCGGCGCACAAGGGACGCGAAGCCTTGAAAGCCCGCTGGTCCGAGCCGGCCGAACGGGTCTCCACCGAAGCCCTGCGCCGCGACTGGACCGCCCTGCTGGCCAAGCCGGGCAGCCCGGCGGCGACCAAGGGCGATGCCGCCCTGGCCCTCGGCCAGGGGAGCCAGCGCCTGGCCGCCACCTACGAACTCCCCTATCTGGCCCACGCCCCCATGGAGCCGCTCAATTGCGTGGTGCGCCTGTCTGCGGCCAAGTGCGAAATCTGGGCCGGCTGCCAGTTCCAGACCCATGATCAGGCCATGGCCGCCAAGGCGGCGGGCCTCAAGCCCGAGCAGGTGGAGATCCACACCATGCTGGCCGGCGGCAGCTTCGGGCGGCGCGCCAACCCGGCGTCCGACTACATCGTCGAAGGCGTCGAGGTGGCCAAGGCGACCAATGCCCCGGTGCGCCTGATGTGGACCCGCGAAGACGACATCACGGGCGGGTATTACCGTCCCATGGCGCTGCATGGGCTGGAGGCGTCGCTCGACGAGCGCGGCATGCCGCTGGCCTGGCGCCACCGTCTGGTCTGCCAGTCCATCCTGGCGGGCGGCCCCTTCGCCGGCATGGTCAAGGACGGCATCGACCCGGTCTCGGTGGAGGGTGCGGCCAATCTGGCCTACGCCATCCCCCATCTGGCGGTGGAGCTGCACTCGCCCAAGGCGCCGGTGCCGGTGCTGTGGTGGCGTTCGGTGGGGTCCAGCCACACCGCGTTTGCCACCGAATGCTTTCTGGACGAACTGGCCCAGGCGGGGGCCAAGGACCCGCTGGAGCTGCGCCGCGCCCTGCTGGCCGACAAGCCCCGCCATCTCGCCGTGCTGGAACTGGCCGCCGCCAAGGCCGGCTGGGGCAATCCCCTGCCCGCCGGCAAGGGGCGCGGGCTGGCGGTGCAGGAAAGCTTCCACTCCTTCGTCGCCCAGGTGGTCGAGGTGACCGTCGGCCCCACCGGCGCCATCAAGGTGGACCGCGTGGTCTGCGCCGTGGATTGCGGCATCGCCGTCACCCCCGACGTGGTCCGGGCGCAGATGGAGGGCGGCATCGCCTTCGCCCTGTCCGCCGCCCTGTTCGGCGAGATCACGCTGAAGGACGGCCGGGCCGAGCAATCCAACTTCCACGACTACCGCTGCCTTCGCATGGACGAGATGCCGGTGGTCGAGGTTCACATCGTGCCGTCGCCGGCGCCCCCCACGGGGGTGGGCGAGCCCGGCGTGCCGCCGCTGGCCCCCGCCCTGGCCAACGCCATCTTCGCGGCATGCGGCAAGCGCATCCGCAAGCTGCCCATGGGGGAGAGGGTGTAG
- a CDS encoding bifunctional aldolase/short-chain dehydrogenase yields MKSLWSDADAESYVAKYAPQGVNRDLALRVYTTRLLGGDPKLVLHGGGNTSCKTTVKDLLGDDVEVLCVKGSGWDMGDIEPAGLPAVRLAPLLKLRKLDRLSDEDMVDYQRGNLMNSSSPNPSVETLLHGFLPHKFIDHTHSTAVLSLVDQPDGEALAREVYGSRMGYVPYIMPGFALAKKAAEVYEQDPGVEGLILVKHGIFTFGDDARTAYERMIEMVTLAEQRLEKGRKTLVPAKGLPGDVAPLAEVAPVLRGLLEGGGKRRILDFRTSPAILAYVNGAEVSRYSQQGVVTPDHTIRTKNWPVVLPAPEAGKLYLWADSARAAIEAFEARYHAYFSRNNQRLGGVKTELDPKPCVALVQGLGLFGIGASAKDAAIAADIAVNTVESITDAEAIGRFEPVGEADLFDLEYWSLEQAKLGKAAEKPLARQVVVVTGGGSGIGAATAKAFAREGAEVAVLDRDSDAAAKAAKACGGKAIGIACDVTDPASVRAAFDRVAERFGGVDVVVSNAGAAWQGPVGEVEDSTLRASFELNFFGHQSVAQNAVRLFKAQDTGGVLLFNASKQAVNPGKNFGPYGLPKAATLFLMKQYALDYGRDGIRSNAVNADRIRSGLLTDEMIKSRSSARGLSEQDYMGGNLLGREVTAEDVADAFVWLAKASKVTACTVTVDGGNIEASLR; encoded by the coding sequence ATGAAATCCCTGTGGTCCGATGCTGATGCCGAATCCTACGTCGCCAAGTACGCGCCGCAGGGCGTGAACCGCGATCTGGCGCTTCGGGTCTACACCACCCGGCTGCTGGGCGGCGACCCGAAGCTGGTGCTGCACGGCGGCGGCAACACGTCGTGCAAGACCACGGTGAAGGACCTGCTGGGCGACGACGTCGAGGTTCTGTGCGTCAAGGGCTCGGGCTGGGACATGGGCGACATCGAGCCGGCCGGCCTGCCCGCCGTGCGCCTGGCGCCGCTCTTGAAGCTGCGCAAGCTGGACCGGCTCTCCGACGAGGACATGGTGGATTACCAGCGCGGCAACCTGATGAACTCGTCGTCGCCCAACCCGTCGGTGGAGACGCTGCTGCACGGCTTTCTGCCGCACAAGTTCATCGACCACACCCATTCCACCGCGGTGCTGTCGCTGGTGGACCAGCCCGACGGCGAAGCCCTGGCCCGCGAGGTCTACGGGTCCCGCATGGGCTATGTCCCCTACATCATGCCCGGCTTCGCCCTGGCCAAGAAGGCGGCCGAGGTCTACGAGCAGGACCCTGGCGTCGAAGGCCTGATCCTGGTCAAGCACGGCATCTTCACCTTCGGAGACGACGCCAGGACCGCCTACGAGCGCATGATCGAGATGGTGACCCTGGCCGAGCAGCGCCTGGAAAAGGGCCGCAAGACCCTGGTTCCCGCCAAGGGCCTGCCCGGGGATGTCGCGCCGCTGGCCGAGGTGGCGCCCGTCCTGCGCGGCCTGCTGGAAGGCGGGGGCAAGCGCCGCATCCTGGATTTCCGCACCAGCCCGGCCATCCTCGCCTATGTGAACGGCGCCGAGGTGTCGCGCTATTCCCAGCAGGGCGTGGTCACCCCCGACCACACCATCCGCACCAAGAACTGGCCGGTGGTGCTGCCGGCCCCCGAGGCGGGCAAGCTCTATCTGTGGGCCGATTCCGCCCGCGCCGCCATCGAGGCGTTCGAGGCCCGCTACCACGCCTATTTCAGCCGCAACAACCAGCGCCTGGGCGGCGTCAAGACCGAGCTGGACCCCAAGCCCTGCGTCGCGCTGGTCCAGGGGCTCGGCCTGTTCGGCATCGGAGCAAGCGCCAAGGACGCCGCCATCGCCGCCGACATCGCCGTGAACACGGTGGAAAGCATCACCGACGCCGAGGCCATCGGCCGCTTCGAGCCGGTGGGCGAGGCCGATCTGTTCGACCTGGAATACTGGTCCCTGGAACAGGCCAAGCTGGGCAAGGCCGCCGAGAAGCCCCTGGCCCGCCAGGTGGTGGTGGTCACCGGCGGCGGCTCCGGCATCGGCGCCGCCACCGCCAAGGCCTTTGCGCGTGAGGGCGCCGAGGTGGCCGTGCTCGACCGCGATTCCGACGCGGCGGCCAAGGCCGCCAAGGCCTGCGGCGGCAAGGCCATCGGAATCGCCTGCGACGTCACCGACCCGGCATCGGTGCGCGCCGCCTTCGACCGCGTGGCCGAGCGCTTCGGCGGCGTCGACGTGGTGGTGAGCAATGCCGGCGCCGCCTGGCAAGGACCGGTGGGCGAGGTGGAGGATTCCACGCTGCGCGCCTCGTTCGAGCTGAACTTCTTCGGCCACCAGAGCGTGGCGCAAAATGCCGTGCGCCTCTTCAAGGCCCAGGACACCGGCGGCGTGCTGCTGTTCAACGCCTCGAAGCAGGCGGTCAATCCGGGCAAGAATTTCGGCCCCTACGGCCTGCCCAAGGCGGCCACCCTGTTCCTGATGAAGCAATACGCCCTGGATTACGGCAGGGACGGCATCCGCTCCAACGCCGTCAACGCCGACCGCATCCGGTCCGGCCTGCTCACCGACGAGATGATCAAGAGCCGGTCCTCGGCGCGCGGCCTGTCGGAGCAGGACTACATGGGCGGCAACCTGCTGGGCCGCGAAGTCACCGCCGAGGACGTGGCCGACGCCTTCGTCTGGCTGGCCAAGGCCTCCAAGGTCACCGCCTGCACCGTCACCGTGGACGGCGGCAACATCGAGGCGTCCCTGCGATAG
- a CDS encoding energy-coupling factor ABC transporter permease — MHIMEGFLPAGHAVAWTCISAPFVVAGARSLKRILAERPEARLNIAASAGFTFVLSALKLPSVTGSCSHPTGTALGAMQFGPGIMAVIGAIVLLFQGLLLAHGGLSTMGANVFSMAIAGPWVAYGVWTLAGRLGAPVAVAVFLSAFLGDLATYVVTSAQLAAAFPDAESGFVGAFAKFGGIFAITQLPLAVAEGLVTVVVMNALSSRTPRIEGAKA; from the coding sequence ATGCATATCATGGAAGGGTTCCTTCCCGCCGGCCACGCCGTGGCCTGGACCTGCATTTCCGCCCCCTTCGTGGTGGCCGGCGCGCGCTCGTTGAAGCGCATCCTGGCCGAACGGCCCGAGGCGCGGCTGAACATCGCGGCGTCGGCCGGCTTCACCTTCGTGCTGTCGGCCCTGAAGCTGCCCAGCGTCACCGGCTCGTGCTCGCATCCCACCGGAACGGCGCTGGGCGCCATGCAGTTCGGTCCCGGCATCATGGCGGTGATCGGGGCCATCGTGCTGCTGTTCCAGGGGCTGCTGCTGGCCCATGGCGGATTGTCGACCATGGGGGCCAACGTCTTTTCCATGGCCATCGCCGGACCGTGGGTGGCCTATGGCGTGTGGACGCTGGCCGGACGCCTGGGTGCGCCGGTGGCGGTCGCGGTGTTCCTGTCGGCCTTTCTGGGTGACCTCGCCACCTATGTGGTGACCTCGGCCCAGCTGGCGGCGGCCTTCCCCGATGCCGAAAGCGGCTTCGTCGGCGCCTTCGCCAAGTTCGGCGGCATCTTCGCCATCACCCAACTGCCCCTGGCGGTGGCCGAGGGACTGGTCACCGTGGTGGTGATGAACGCCCTGTCCAGCCGTACCCCGCGCATCGAAGGAGCCAAGGCATGA
- the cbiQ gene encoding cobalt ECF transporter T component CbiQ, whose amino-acid sequence MTLAIDRLSQTGPWRRRATAEKAVLALGLLVLALALPPLPGAALVLVCAWALALVAAKVPPGDWLRLNVLPLGFVLTGAAALAVDVDSQGLRLAADQGRQAVQVVLRAAACVSALLLLAATTPAPDLVRGLRRLGLPPEIAEIMLLTWTFVFLLLDQAAAIRNAQEARLGWFGPKRQVRSLGLLIAQLLPRAMERARRLELGLAARGFDGSLPMLSVARPASGPVLALIIGGLAALAGVSLWLG is encoded by the coding sequence GTGACTCTCGCCATCGACCGTCTGTCCCAGACGGGACCCTGGCGCCGCCGAGCGACCGCCGAAAAGGCGGTGCTCGCTCTCGGTCTCCTGGTCCTGGCCCTGGCGCTGCCCCCCTTGCCGGGGGCGGCGCTGGTGCTGGTCTGCGCCTGGGCGCTGGCGCTGGTTGCGGCCAAGGTGCCGCCCGGCGACTGGCTGCGGCTCAACGTCCTTCCGCTGGGCTTCGTGCTGACCGGGGCCGCCGCCCTGGCGGTGGACGTTGATTCCCAGGGGCTGCGTCTGGCCGCCGACCAGGGGCGGCAGGCCGTCCAGGTGGTGCTGCGGGCGGCGGCTTGCGTGTCCGCCCTGCTGCTGCTGGCCGCCACCACGCCGGCGCCCGATCTGGTGCGCGGCCTGCGCCGTCTCGGCCTTCCCCCCGAGATCGCCGAGATCATGCTGCTCACCTGGACGTTCGTGTTCCTGCTGCTCGATCAGGCCGCCGCCATCCGCAACGCGCAGGAGGCTCGCCTGGGCTGGTTCGGGCCGAAGCGGCAGGTGCGGTCGCTGGGCCTGCTGATCGCCCAGTTGCTGCCGCGCGCCATGGAGCGCGCCCGGCGCCTGGAATTGGGGCTGGCGGCCAGGGGCTTCGACGGCTCGCTGCCCATGCTGTCGGTGGCGCGCCCGGCCTCGGGCCCGGTGCTGGCGCTGATCATAGGGGGGCTGGCCGCCCTGGCGGGGGTGAGCCTGTGGCTGGGGTGA
- a CDS encoding stimulus-sensing domain-containing protein, producing MSEPPPSRRRRLPRWRLLASPLTRRILLVNLLAPIVLVVGVFYLDRYKQGLIRAELDGLGTQAEMVAGAIGEGAVFEEEAGFFEINPDMAQQMVRRLSEPAKFRARLFGSVGELAADSRVVGGAKGSIYIEELPPPTPPHWSDRLARQWDRWSRWMPRDESLPLYREHPNARADDFEEVMTAMAGRTAWAVRSRRNGTLMLSVAVPVQRYKQVVGALLITADGTNIARSLFQVRIAILEAFAVSLALTIGVSLYMAGTIARPIRRLALAAERVRHGQGRVHAIPDLSRRKDEIGELSLALKEMTEALWRRMDAIEAFAADVAHEIKNPLTSLRSAVETAARIEDPDKRARLMAIVLDDVGRLDRLISDISDASRVDAEMSRAETGPVTLAAMLDTMAEIYGGTCEDRGVSFQVERPEDDPLVVQGIESRLVQVLRNLISNAVSFSPEGGLITLAARREDGRIALTVEDQGPGIPEGKLDAVFERFYSERPEGEKFGTHSGLGLSISRQIVEAHGGTIRAENREEGGARFTVSLPASA from the coding sequence ATGAGTGAGCCCCCCCCGTCCAGGCGGCGGCGGCTGCCCCGATGGCGGCTGCTGGCCTCGCCGCTGACCCGGCGCATCCTGCTGGTCAACCTGCTGGCCCCCATCGTGCTGGTGGTGGGCGTGTTCTATCTCGACCGCTACAAGCAGGGACTGATCCGGGCCGAGCTGGACGGGCTGGGCACCCAGGCCGAGATGGTGGCCGGCGCCATCGGCGAGGGCGCGGTGTTCGAGGAGGAGGCGGGCTTCTTCGAGATCAACCCCGACATGGCGCAGCAGATGGTCCGCCGCCTGTCCGAACCGGCCAAGTTCCGCGCCCGGCTGTTCGGCTCGGTGGGCGAGCTGGCCGCCGATTCCCGCGTGGTGGGCGGCGCCAAGGGCTCCATCTACATCGAGGAACTGCCGCCGCCCACGCCCCCCCACTGGAGCGATCGGCTGGCACGGCAATGGGACCGCTGGTCGCGCTGGATGCCCAGGGACGAGTCCCTGCCGCTTTACCGCGAGCATCCCAACGCGCGGGCCGACGATTTCGAGGAAGTCATGACCGCCATGGCCGGCCGGACCGCCTGGGCGGTGCGCTCGCGCCGGAACGGCACCCTGATGCTGTCGGTGGCGGTGCCGGTACAGCGCTACAAGCAGGTGGTGGGCGCGCTCCTGATCACCGCCGACGGCACCAACATCGCCCGCTCGCTGTTCCAGGTGCGCATCGCCATCCTGGAAGCCTTCGCCGTGTCGCTGGCTCTCACCATCGGCGTGTCGCTCTACATGGCCGGCACCATCGCCCGGCCCATCCGCCGCCTGGCGCTGGCCGCCGAGCGGGTGCGCCACGGCCAGGGGCGCGTCCACGCCATTCCCGACCTGTCGCGGCGCAAGGACGAGATCGGCGAGCTGTCCCTGGCCTTGAAGGAAATGACCGAGGCCCTGTGGCGGCGCATGGACGCCATCGAGGCCTTCGCCGCCGACGTGGCGCACGAGATCAAGAATCCGCTGACGTCCTTGCGCTCGGCGGTGGAAACGGCGGCCCGCATCGAGGACCCGGACAAGCGCGCCCGCCTGATGGCCATCGTGCTGGACGACGTGGGGCGGCTCGACCGGCTGATCAGCGACATCTCGGATGCGTCGCGCGTCGACGCCGAGATGAGCCGCGCCGAGACCGGTCCGGTGACCCTGGCCGCCATGCTCGACACCATGGCCGAGATCTATGGCGGCACCTGTGAAGACCGGGGGGTGAGCTTCCAGGTGGAGCGGCCCGAGGACGACCCCCTGGTGGTCCAGGGCATCGAATCCCGCCTGGTTCAGGTGCTGCGCAACCTGATTTCCAACGCCGTGTCGTTCAGCCCCGAAGGCGGGCTGATCACCCTGGCCGCCCGGCGCGAAGACGGGCGCATCGCCCTCACCGTCGAGGACCAGGGGCCGGGTATTCCCGAAGGCAAGCTGGACGCCGTGTTCGAGCGCTTCTACTCCGAACGTCCCGAGGGCGAGAAGTTCGGCACCCATTCCGGCCTGGGCCTGTCCATCTCGCGCCAGATCGTCGAAGCCCACGGCGGAACCATCCGCGCCGAGAACCGCGAGGAGGGCGGGGCGAGGTTCACGGTGAGCCTGCCCGCGTCAGCGTGA
- a CDS encoding lipid-binding SYLF domain-containing protein, whose amino-acid sequence MPRLIALVLAAFFLAGHASAQVTDQTMMVGKAVTVVERLRADPNFSSQMTNLLGRARAVLVVPDLVKGGFILGAQYGTGVLLARDGGGRWSGPAFYSVAAGSVGLQIGLQDAETVYIIMSEGGLKAVVDNQFKAGAEAGVAVAVVGAGASANTTTNVGADIYAFSRSVGLYGGATLDGAGILPRHSWNSAYYGGNPTPEDILFSRSVDSRQADRLRDILSR is encoded by the coding sequence ATGCCGAGACTGATCGCCCTGGTGCTGGCGGCGTTTTTCCTGGCGGGCCATGCCTCGGCGCAGGTCACCGACCAGACCATGATGGTGGGCAAGGCCGTCACCGTGGTCGAGCGCCTGCGCGCCGATCCCAATTTCAGTTCCCAGATGACCAACCTGCTGGGCCGGGCGCGGGCCGTGCTGGTGGTGCCCGATCTGGTCAAGGGCGGGTTCATCCTGGGCGCCCAGTACGGCACCGGCGTGCTGCTGGCCCGCGACGGAGGGGGGCGCTGGAGCGGTCCGGCCTTCTATTCGGTGGCGGCGGGCAGCGTCGGGCTGCAGATCGGCCTGCAGGACGCCGAGACGGTCTACATCATCATGAGCGAGGGCGGCCTGAAGGCGGTGGTCGACAACCAGTTCAAGGCCGGCGCCGAGGCGGGCGTGGCGGTCGCCGTGGTGGGGGCGGGGGCCTCGGCCAACACCACCACCAATGTGGGCGCCGACATCTACGCCTTTTCGCGCTCGGTCGGCCTTTACGGCGGCGCCACCCTGGACGGCGCCGGCATCCTGCCCCGGCATTCGTGGAATTCCGCCTATTACGGCGGCAATCCGACGCCCGAGGACATCCTGTTCAGCCGCAGCGTGGATTCGCGTCAGGCCGACCGGTTAAGGGACATCCTGTCACGCTGA
- a CDS encoding energy-coupling factor ABC transporter substrate-binding protein, with product MSARANTLLLGAAALIIAAPLVLNPAGQFGGTDDAASQVVESSNPGYEKWTAPFWQPSKEIEGLLFALQAAFGAGLLGYVIGRRHGRRDK from the coding sequence ATGAGCGCGCGCGCCAATACCCTGCTGCTGGGTGCCGCGGCGCTGATCATCGCCGCCCCGCTGGTCCTCAACCCCGCCGGCCAGTTCGGCGGCACCGACGACGCCGCCAGCCAGGTGGTGGAATCCAGCAATCCCGGCTACGAGAAGTGGACCGCGCCGTTCTGGCAGCCGTCCAAGGAGATCGAAGGGCTGCTGTTCGCGCTGCAGGCCGCCTTCGGGGCCGGTCTGCTGGGCTATGTCATCGGACGCCGGCACGGCCGGCGCGACAAGTGA
- a CDS encoding rhodanese-like domain-containing protein — MRILLAAALLLSLAFPALAEIKTISAPEALRGAKTGEVVLVDIRQPEEWKQTGVAEGARLIPMRHPEGGTGFVRDLLAAAKGDRNAPIALICRTGNRSAATAKALADAGFTHILDVSEGMAGSGAGPGWIRRDLPMTRCPVC; from the coding sequence ATGCGCATCCTGCTTGCCGCCGCCCTGCTGCTGTCCCTGGCCTTTCCCGCCCTGGCCGAGATCAAGACCATCTCGGCGCCCGAGGCGTTGCGGGGGGCGAAGACGGGCGAGGTGGTGCTGGTGGATATCCGCCAGCCCGAGGAATGGAAGCAGACCGGGGTGGCCGAGGGTGCCAGGCTCATTCCCATGCGCCACCCGGAGGGCGGCACCGGCTTCGTGCGCGACCTGCTGGCCGCCGCCAAGGGGGACCGCAACGCCCCCATCGCGCTCATCTGCCGCACCGGCAACCGCTCGGCCGCCACCGCCAAGGCGCTGGCCGATGCCGGTTTCACCCATATCCTCGACGTGTCGGAAGGCATGGCGGGATCGGGTGCCGGGCCGGGCTGGATCCGGCGCGACCTGCCCATGACCCGCTGCCCGGTGTGCTGA